From the Euphorbia lathyris chromosome 6, ddEupLath1.1, whole genome shotgun sequence genome, one window contains:
- the LOC136233942 gene encoding uncharacterized protein: MHSNKDFGTSLEPAEVVLPMGSTKEQSKQQGGYDIKILGWSLLSFLPWVMRAKDKIQAPNTINKGLKRRVRSYRTLDNDGAVSGNPLRFRPYVSKVPWHTGPRGFLSQLFPRYGHYCGPNWSSGKDGGSVLWDRRPIDWLDYCCYCHDIGYDTHDQANLLKADLEFLECLERPFMATRGDSRIAHIYKTMCITGLRNVLIPYRTHLVKLQFGEHFLKFGWLSNVKWRVGIGRKDGTDQKI, from the exons ATGCATTCAAACAAGGATTTCGGTACAAGCCTTGAACCTGCAGAAGTTGTTTTACCCATGGGTTCTACCAAAGAACAATCAAAGCAACAAGGTGGTTATGACATCAAGATATTGGGATGGTCTCTTCTTTCATTTTTGCCTTGGGTTATGAGGGCTAAAGATAAAATTCAGGCACCAAACACCATAAACAAAGGGTTGAAAAGGCGTGTCCGATCTTATAGAACTCTTGATAATGATGGTGCTGTCAGTGGTAATCCTTTGCGCTTTAGACCATATGTGTCAAAGGTTCCATGGCATACTGGTCCAAGGGGATTTCTTTCTCAGCTATTCCCTCGTTACGGGCATTATTGTGGACCCAACTGGTCTAGCGGAAAAGATGGTGGTTCCGTTCTTTGGGATAGGAGACCAATTGATTGGTTGGATTATTGTTGCTATTGTCATGACATCGGGTATGACACTCATGATCAAGCCAATCTGTTGAAGGCAGACTTAGAGTTTCTCGAGTGCTTGGAGAGACCGTTTATGGCTACTAGAGGAGATAGCCGCATTGCTCACATTTATAAGACAATGTGCATCACAG GTCTTAGGAATGTTCTGATACCATACAGAACACACCTTGTAAAGTTACAATTCGGCGAACATTTTCTTAAGTTCGGTTGGCTGAGCAATGTGAAATGGAGAGTTGGAATTGGCAGAAAAGATGGAACTGATCAAAAGATATGA